The proteins below come from a single Vicugna pacos chromosome 13, VicPac4, whole genome shotgun sequence genomic window:
- the NASP gene encoding nuclear autoantigenic sperm protein isoform X1: MAAESTATAAIAAELVSAEKIEEDAPAPSTSADKVESLDVDSEAKKLLGLGQKHLVMGDIPAAVNAFQEAASLLGKKYGETANECGEAFFFYGKSLLELARMENGVLGNALEGVHVEEEEGEKAEEESLVENNDNIDEEAREELREQVYDAMGEKEAKKTEDNSLVKPEMDEEQETEMEKGRREDMDVSEPAEELQERAEPTSDQLPETTEEAKGAAAPEGLNEDEVTSEKPEQEVPDAEEGKSVTGTDVHEECRVKGGQGKVIVSIKEEKPKEASEEQPVVTLEKQGTAVEIEAVKPVDVGGDEPKEQVAAASEDEPGKAALEQLIGQELPPVEEAAEASAAEAGSEVSEKPGQETTVFPKGGAVNGLSAAGDHTPTEPQTNAEGLTEIEDGPGLEENVRAELVPSQEETKLSIEESEAAGDGVKTEVAQGATEKSPEDTVKIAANEETQEKEEQMKEGEETEGSEEEDKENDKAEETPNDSVLENKSLQENEEEEIGNLELAWDMLDLAKIIFKRQDTKEAQLYAAQAHLKLGEVSVESENYVQAVEEFQACLNLQEQYLEAHDRLLAETHYQLGLAYGYNSQYDEAVAQFSKSIEVIEKRMAVLNEQMKETEGSSTEYEKEIEELKELLPEIREKIEDAKESQHSGNVAELALKATLVESSTSGFTPSGGGSSVSMVGMQIASRKPTDGASSSNCVTDISHLVRKKRKPEEESPRKDDAKKAKQELEVNGGSGDAVSSGTEVSENMEEEAENQAESRAAVEGTVEAGATVEGAAC; encoded by the exons AATTGAAGAAGATGCTCCTGCTCCTTCTACCTCTGCAGATAAAGTGGAGAG TCTGGATGTGGATAGTGAAGCTAAGAAACTATTGGGTTTAGGACAGAAACATCTGGTGATGGGGGATATTCCAGCAGCTGTCAATGCCTTCCAGGAAGCAGCTAGTCTTTT AGGTAAGAAGTATGGAGAGACAGCTAATGAGTGTGGAGAAGCCTTCTTTTTCTATGGGAAATCGCTTCTGGAGTTGGCAAG AATGGAGAATGGTGTGTTGGGAAATGCCCTGGAAGGTGTGcatgtggaagaggaggaaggagaaaaagcagAAGAAGAATCTCTGGTAGAAAATAATGATAACATAGATG AGGAAGCAAGGGAAGAGTTGAGAGAACAGGTTTATGACGCCATGGgagaaaaagaagccaaaaaaacagaagacaattctctggTAAAGCCCGAAATGGATGAAGAACAAGAGACTGAAATGGAGAAGGGTAGAAGAGAAGATATGGATGTAAGTGAGCCTGCAGAGGAACTACAGGAAAGAGCTGAACCAACTTCAGATCAGTTACCTGAAACCACTGAAGAGGCAAAAGGAGCAGCAGCACCAGAAGGACTGAATGAAGACGAAGTCACTTCTGAGAAGCCAGAACAGGAAGTACCAGATGCTGAGGAAGGAAAATCAGTTACTGGAACTgatgtccacgaagagtgcagaGTCAAAGGGGGTCAGGGAAAAGTAATTGTGAGCATAAAGGAGGAGAAGCCAAAAGAAGCTTCAGAAGAGCAGCCTGTTGTGACTCTAGAAAAGCAGGGCACTGCAGTGGAGATAGAAGCAGTCAAGCCAGTGGATGTGGGTGGGGATGAGCCAAAGGAGCAGGTAGCTGCTGCCTCTGAAGATGAGCCAGGAAAGGCTGCTCTTGAGCAGTTGATAGGGCAAGAGTTGCCTCCTGTTGAAGAGGCTGCAGAGGCCTCAGCTGCAGAAGCTGGATCAGAAGTTTCTGAGAAGCCTGGGCAGGAGACCACAGTTTTCCCTAAGGGTGGTGCAGTCAATGGACTGTCAGCTGCAGGGGATCATACTCCCACTGAACCACAGACTAATGCAGAAGGACTGACAGAAATAGAAGATGGCCCAGGATTAGAGGAGAATGTCAGGGCAGAGTTGGTTCCTAGCCAGGAGGAGACTAAGCTGTCTATAGAAGAATCTGAGGCAGCTGGAGATGGGGTTAAGACTGAGGTAGCCCAGGGGGCTACTGAGAAATCCCCTGAAGACACAGTTAAGATAGCTGCTaatgaagaaacacaagagaaagaagaacagatgaAAGAGGGTGAAG AAACCGAGGGCTCAGAAGaggaagataaagaaaatgacaagGCTGAAGAAACACCAAATGATTCAGTTCTTGAAAACAAG TCTCTTCAAGAAAATGAAGAGGAGGAGATTGGGAACCTAGAGCTTGCCTGGGATATGCTGGATTTAGCaaagatcatttttaaaag GCAAGACACGAAAGAAGCTCAGCTTTATGCTGCACAGGCACATCTTAAACTTGGAGAAGTTAGTGTTGAATCTg aGAATTACGTCCAAGCTGTGGAGGAGTTCCAGGCTTGCCTAAACCTGCAGGAGCAGTACCTGGAAGCCCATGATCGTCTCCTTGCAGAGACCCACTACCAGCTGGGCTTGGCCTATGGGTACAACTCTCAGTATGATGAGGCAGTGGCACAGTTTAGCAAATCTATTGAAGTCATTGAGAAGAGAATGG CCGTACTGAATGAGCAGATGAAGGAAACTGAGGGATCATCTACTGAATATGAGAAAGAAATTGAGGAGCTGAAGGAACTGCTACCTGAAATTAGAGAGAAGATAGAAGATGCAAAGGAGTCCCAGCATAGTGGGAATGTTGCTGAATTGGCTCTGAAAGCAACTCTG GTGGAGAGCTCTACTTCAGGTTTCACTCCTAGTGGAGGGGGCTCGTCAGTCTCCATGGTGGGTATGCAG ATTGCTAGTAGAAAGCCAACAGATGGTGCTTCCTCGTCAAATTGTGTAACTGATATTTCCCACCTTGTCAGAAAGAAG AGGAAACCAGAGGAAGAGAGTCCCCGGAAAGATGATGCAAAGAAGGCCAAACAAGAGCTGGAGGTGAATGGAGGCAGTGGGGACGCTGTCTCCAGTGGAACTGAAGTTTCGGAAaacatggaggaggag GCTGAGAATCAGGCTGAAAGCCGGGCAGCAGTGGAGGGGACAGTGGAGGCCGGAGCTACAGTTGAAGGTGCTGCATGTTAA
- the NASP gene encoding nuclear autoantigenic sperm protein isoform X2: MAAESTATAAIAAELVSAEKIEEDAPAPSTSADKVESLDVDSEAKKLLGLGQKHLVMGDIPAAVNAFQEAASLLGKKYGETANECGEAFFFYGKSLLELARMENGVLGNALEGVHVEEEEGEKAEEESLVENNDNIDEEAREELREQVYDAMGEKEAKKTEDNSLVKPEMDEEQETEMEKGRREDMDVSEPAEELQERAEPTSDQLPETTEEAKGAAAPEGLNEDEVTSEKPEQEVPDAEEGKSVTGTDVHEECRVKGGQGKVIVSIKEEKPKEASEEQPVVTLEKQGTAVEIEAVKPVDVGGDEPKEQVAAASEDEPGKAALEQLIGQELPPVEEAAEASAAEAGSEVSEKPGQETTVFPKGGAVNGLSAAGDHTPTEPQTNAEGLTEIEDGPGLEENVRAELVPSQEETKLSIEESEAAGDGVKTEVAQGATEKSPEDTVKIAANEETQEKEEQMKEGEETEGSEEEDKENDKAEETPNDSVLENKSLQENEEEEIGNLELAWDMLDLAKIIFKRQDTKEAQLYAAQAHLKLGEVSVESENYVQAVEEFQACLNLQEQYLEAHDRLLAETHYQLGLAYGYNSQYDEAVAQFSKSIEVIEKRMAVLNEQMKETEGSSTEYEKEIEELKELLPEIREKIEDAKESQHSGNVAELALKATLVESSTSGFTPSGGGSSVSMIASRKPTDGASSSNCVTDISHLVRKKRKPEEESPRKDDAKKAKQELEVNGGSGDAVSSGTEVSENMEEEAENQAESRAAVEGTVEAGATVEGAAC, encoded by the exons AATTGAAGAAGATGCTCCTGCTCCTTCTACCTCTGCAGATAAAGTGGAGAG TCTGGATGTGGATAGTGAAGCTAAGAAACTATTGGGTTTAGGACAGAAACATCTGGTGATGGGGGATATTCCAGCAGCTGTCAATGCCTTCCAGGAAGCAGCTAGTCTTTT AGGTAAGAAGTATGGAGAGACAGCTAATGAGTGTGGAGAAGCCTTCTTTTTCTATGGGAAATCGCTTCTGGAGTTGGCAAG AATGGAGAATGGTGTGTTGGGAAATGCCCTGGAAGGTGTGcatgtggaagaggaggaaggagaaaaagcagAAGAAGAATCTCTGGTAGAAAATAATGATAACATAGATG AGGAAGCAAGGGAAGAGTTGAGAGAACAGGTTTATGACGCCATGGgagaaaaagaagccaaaaaaacagaagacaattctctggTAAAGCCCGAAATGGATGAAGAACAAGAGACTGAAATGGAGAAGGGTAGAAGAGAAGATATGGATGTAAGTGAGCCTGCAGAGGAACTACAGGAAAGAGCTGAACCAACTTCAGATCAGTTACCTGAAACCACTGAAGAGGCAAAAGGAGCAGCAGCACCAGAAGGACTGAATGAAGACGAAGTCACTTCTGAGAAGCCAGAACAGGAAGTACCAGATGCTGAGGAAGGAAAATCAGTTACTGGAACTgatgtccacgaagagtgcagaGTCAAAGGGGGTCAGGGAAAAGTAATTGTGAGCATAAAGGAGGAGAAGCCAAAAGAAGCTTCAGAAGAGCAGCCTGTTGTGACTCTAGAAAAGCAGGGCACTGCAGTGGAGATAGAAGCAGTCAAGCCAGTGGATGTGGGTGGGGATGAGCCAAAGGAGCAGGTAGCTGCTGCCTCTGAAGATGAGCCAGGAAAGGCTGCTCTTGAGCAGTTGATAGGGCAAGAGTTGCCTCCTGTTGAAGAGGCTGCAGAGGCCTCAGCTGCAGAAGCTGGATCAGAAGTTTCTGAGAAGCCTGGGCAGGAGACCACAGTTTTCCCTAAGGGTGGTGCAGTCAATGGACTGTCAGCTGCAGGGGATCATACTCCCACTGAACCACAGACTAATGCAGAAGGACTGACAGAAATAGAAGATGGCCCAGGATTAGAGGAGAATGTCAGGGCAGAGTTGGTTCCTAGCCAGGAGGAGACTAAGCTGTCTATAGAAGAATCTGAGGCAGCTGGAGATGGGGTTAAGACTGAGGTAGCCCAGGGGGCTACTGAGAAATCCCCTGAAGACACAGTTAAGATAGCTGCTaatgaagaaacacaagagaaagaagaacagatgaAAGAGGGTGAAG AAACCGAGGGCTCAGAAGaggaagataaagaaaatgacaagGCTGAAGAAACACCAAATGATTCAGTTCTTGAAAACAAG TCTCTTCAAGAAAATGAAGAGGAGGAGATTGGGAACCTAGAGCTTGCCTGGGATATGCTGGATTTAGCaaagatcatttttaaaag GCAAGACACGAAAGAAGCTCAGCTTTATGCTGCACAGGCACATCTTAAACTTGGAGAAGTTAGTGTTGAATCTg aGAATTACGTCCAAGCTGTGGAGGAGTTCCAGGCTTGCCTAAACCTGCAGGAGCAGTACCTGGAAGCCCATGATCGTCTCCTTGCAGAGACCCACTACCAGCTGGGCTTGGCCTATGGGTACAACTCTCAGTATGATGAGGCAGTGGCACAGTTTAGCAAATCTATTGAAGTCATTGAGAAGAGAATGG CCGTACTGAATGAGCAGATGAAGGAAACTGAGGGATCATCTACTGAATATGAGAAAGAAATTGAGGAGCTGAAGGAACTGCTACCTGAAATTAGAGAGAAGATAGAAGATGCAAAGGAGTCCCAGCATAGTGGGAATGTTGCTGAATTGGCTCTGAAAGCAACTCTG GTGGAGAGCTCTACTTCAGGTTTCACTCCTAGTGGAGGGGGCTCGTCAGTCTCCATG ATTGCTAGTAGAAAGCCAACAGATGGTGCTTCCTCGTCAAATTGTGTAACTGATATTTCCCACCTTGTCAGAAAGAAG AGGAAACCAGAGGAAGAGAGTCCCCGGAAAGATGATGCAAAGAAGGCCAAACAAGAGCTGGAGGTGAATGGAGGCAGTGGGGACGCTGTCTCCAGTGGAACTGAAGTTTCGGAAaacatggaggaggag GCTGAGAATCAGGCTGAAAGCCGGGCAGCAGTGGAGGGGACAGTGGAGGCCGGAGCTACAGTTGAAGGTGCTGCATGTTAA
- the NASP gene encoding nuclear autoantigenic sperm protein isoform X3, giving the protein MAAESTATAAIAAELVSAEKIEEDAPAPSTSADKVESLDVDSEAKKLLGLGQKHLVMGDIPAAVNAFQEAASLLGKKYGETANECGEAFFFYGKSLLELARMENGVLGNALEGVHVEEEEGEKAEEESLVENNDNIDETEGSEEEDKENDKAEETPNDSVLENKSLQENEEEEIGNLELAWDMLDLAKIIFKRQDTKEAQLYAAQAHLKLGEVSVESENYVQAVEEFQACLNLQEQYLEAHDRLLAETHYQLGLAYGYNSQYDEAVAQFSKSIEVIEKRMAVLNEQMKETEGSSTEYEKEIEELKELLPEIREKIEDAKESQHSGNVAELALKATLVESSTSGFTPSGGGSSVSMIASRKPTDGASSSNCVTDISHLVRKKRKPEEESPRKDDAKKAKQELEVNGGSGDAVSSGTEVSENMEEEAENQAESRAAVEGTVEAGATVEGAAC; this is encoded by the exons AATTGAAGAAGATGCTCCTGCTCCTTCTACCTCTGCAGATAAAGTGGAGAG TCTGGATGTGGATAGTGAAGCTAAGAAACTATTGGGTTTAGGACAGAAACATCTGGTGATGGGGGATATTCCAGCAGCTGTCAATGCCTTCCAGGAAGCAGCTAGTCTTTT AGGTAAGAAGTATGGAGAGACAGCTAATGAGTGTGGAGAAGCCTTCTTTTTCTATGGGAAATCGCTTCTGGAGTTGGCAAG AATGGAGAATGGTGTGTTGGGAAATGCCCTGGAAGGTGTGcatgtggaagaggaggaaggagaaaaagcagAAGAAGAATCTCTGGTAGAAAATAATGATAACATAGATG AAACCGAGGGCTCAGAAGaggaagataaagaaaatgacaagGCTGAAGAAACACCAAATGATTCAGTTCTTGAAAACAAG TCTCTTCAAGAAAATGAAGAGGAGGAGATTGGGAACCTAGAGCTTGCCTGGGATATGCTGGATTTAGCaaagatcatttttaaaag GCAAGACACGAAAGAAGCTCAGCTTTATGCTGCACAGGCACATCTTAAACTTGGAGAAGTTAGTGTTGAATCTg aGAATTACGTCCAAGCTGTGGAGGAGTTCCAGGCTTGCCTAAACCTGCAGGAGCAGTACCTGGAAGCCCATGATCGTCTCCTTGCAGAGACCCACTACCAGCTGGGCTTGGCCTATGGGTACAACTCTCAGTATGATGAGGCAGTGGCACAGTTTAGCAAATCTATTGAAGTCATTGAGAAGAGAATGG CCGTACTGAATGAGCAGATGAAGGAAACTGAGGGATCATCTACTGAATATGAGAAAGAAATTGAGGAGCTGAAGGAACTGCTACCTGAAATTAGAGAGAAGATAGAAGATGCAAAGGAGTCCCAGCATAGTGGGAATGTTGCTGAATTGGCTCTGAAAGCAACTCTG GTGGAGAGCTCTACTTCAGGTTTCACTCCTAGTGGAGGGGGCTCGTCAGTCTCCATG ATTGCTAGTAGAAAGCCAACAGATGGTGCTTCCTCGTCAAATTGTGTAACTGATATTTCCCACCTTGTCAGAAAGAAG AGGAAACCAGAGGAAGAGAGTCCCCGGAAAGATGATGCAAAGAAGGCCAAACAAGAGCTGGAGGTGAATGGAGGCAGTGGGGACGCTGTCTCCAGTGGAACTGAAGTTTCGGAAaacatggaggaggag GCTGAGAATCAGGCTGAAAGCCGGGCAGCAGTGGAGGGGACAGTGGAGGCCGGAGCTACAGTTGAAGGTGCTGCATGTTAA